From Camelus dromedarius isolate mCamDro1 chromosome X, mCamDro1.pat, whole genome shotgun sequence, one genomic window encodes:
- the LOC135320159 gene encoding melanoma-associated antigen 10-like yields MAVTPSIKSDQGSSSQDGKGPSTLQSLPVTGSLFKDAIEDKVADLVGFLLLKYHTKELITKVEMLIVIKDYQDHFPVILSQASECLQLVFGIDVKELDPISHSYVLVNTLGLTYNGMLSDDQSVPKTGLLINILSVIFMDGNCSPEENIWEVLSVMGLCAGRKHFIYGEPRELITKVWVQEGYLEYRQVANSDPARHEFLWGPRAHAETSKKILNIFLCAIQYKLVYLFYIYL; encoded by the coding sequence ATGGCAGTCACACCATCAATCAAATCAGATCAGGGCTCCAGCAGCCAAGATGGGAAGGGCCCAAGCACTTTGCAGTCCCTGCCAGTCACTGGGTCCTTGTTTAAAGATGCCATAGAAGATAAGGTGGCTGATCTAGTGGGGTTCCTGCTCCTCAAATATCACACAAAAGAGCTAATCACAAAAGTAGAAATGCTTATTGTAATCAAAGATTACCAGGATCACTTCCCTGTGATCCTCAGCCAAGCCTCTGAGTGCCTCCAGCTGGTCTTTGGCATTGATGTGAAAGAATTGGACCCCATCAGCCACTCTTATGTCCTGGTCAACACCTTGGGCCTCACCTACAATGGGATGCTGAGTGATGACCAAAGTGTGCCCAAGACTGGCCTCCTTATAAATATCTTGAGTGTGATCTTCATGGATGGCAACTGTTCCCCTGAGGAGAACATCTGGGAAGTGCTGAGTGTGATGGGGCTCTGTGCTGGGAGGAAGCACTTCATCTATGGGGAGCCCAGGGAACTCATCACCAAAGTGTGGGTGCAGGAGGGGTACCTGGAGTACCGGCAGGTGGCCAACAGCGATCCCGCTCGCCACGAGTTCCTGTGGGGTCCCCGGGCCCACGCAGAGACCAGCAAG
- the LOC135320184 gene encoding melanoma-associated antigen 8-like, whose product SSSSFSSSSSYSALFLGSGEEVADSGTPSPAQSPQGVCPSPTAVAAPPWSQSEDNGLRSQGEEGPSTGQDPADAESRLHDALHLMMVDLMGFLLHKYRTKQPTSKEEMLNAVLRDDQDHFPAVLSQASECLQLVFGVDVKEVDPREHLYVLVPTLGLTYDGMQDDGQSIPKTGLLLILLGVIVLEGDFAPEEAVWGALSKMGLCAGREHFIYGEPRELITNVWVREGYVEYRQVANSDPARHEFLWGPRAYTETSKLQVLEHFLRINRRGPSSFPSLSEERVSDEEEGA is encoded by the coding sequence tcctcctcctccttctcctcctcgtcTTCCTACTCAGCCCTGTTCCTGGGCAGTGGCGAGGAGGTGGCTGATTCTGGGACACCCAGTCCCGCGCAGAGCCCTCAGggtgtctgcccctcccccacagccgtggcagcccctccctggagccagtCGGAAGACAATGGCCTCAGAAGCCAAGGTGAGGAGGGGCCCAGCACCGGGCAGGACCCGGCAGATGCCGAGTCCCGGCTCCACGATGCATTACATTTGATGATGGTTGACCTGATGGGCTTCCTGCTCCACAAGTACCGCACAAAGCAGCCGacctcaaaagaggaaatgctgaaTGCGGTCCTCAGAGATGACCAGGACCACTTCCCTGCGGTCTTGAGCCAAGCCTCTGAGTGTCTGCAGCTGGtctttggggtggatgtgaaggaggtggaccccagggagcacttgtatgtcctggtccccaccctgggcctcacctacGATGGCATGCAGGACGATGGGCAGAGCATTCCCAAGACTGGCCTCCTGCTGATACTTCTGGGTGTGATTGTCCTGGAGGGCGACTTTGCTCCTGAGGAGGCAGTCTGGGGAGCACTTAGCAAGAtggggctgtgtgctgggagggagcacttcatctatggggagcccagggagctcatcACCAACGTGTGGGTGCGGGAGGGGTACGTGGAGTACCGGCAGGTGGCCAACAGCGATCCCGCTCGCCACGAGTTCCTGTGGGGTCCCCGGGCCTACACGGAGACCAGCAAGCTGCAAGTCCTGGAACATTTCCTCAGGATCAATAGAAGGGGTCCCAGTTCTTTCCCGTCCCTGTCTGAAGAGCGAGTGAGTGATGAGGAAGAGGGGGCCTGA
- the LOC116150915 gene encoding melanoma-associated antigen 8-like gives MRDLHHTEADFHDPREAEDSEDEQDIWVEEEEGASPLSPSSSSSSSSFSSSSSYSVLFLGSGEEVADSGTPSPAQSPQGVCPSPTAVAAPPWSQSEDNGLRSQGEEGPSTGQDPADAESRLHDALHLMMVDLMGFLLHKYRTKQPTSKEEMLNAVLRDDQDHFPAVLSQASECLQLVFGVDVKEVDPREHLYVLVPTLGLTYDGMQDDGQSIPKTGLLLILLGVIVLEGDFAPEEAVWGALSKMGLCAGREHFIYGEPRELITNVWVREGYVEYRQVANSDPARHEFLWGPRAYTETSKLQVLEHFLRINRRGPSSFPSLSEERVSDEEEGA, from the coding sequence ATGCGTGACCTCCACCACACTGAAGCCGACTTTCACGACCCAAGAGAGGCTGAGGATTCCGAGGATGAGCAGGACATTtgggttgaggaggaggagggcgcatccccgttgtctccctcctcctcctcctcctcctcctccttctcctcctcgtcTTCCTACTCAGTCCTGTTCCTGGGCAGTGGCGAGGAGGTGGCTGATTCTGGGACACCCAGTCCCGCGCAGAGCCCTCAGggtgtctgcccctcccccacagccgtggcagcccctccctggagccagtCGGAAGACAATGGCCTCAGAAGCCAAGGTGAGGAGGGGCCCAGCACCGGGCAGGACCCGGCAGATGCCGAGTCCCGGCTCCACGATGCATTACATTTGATGATGGTTGACCTGATGGGCTTCCTGCTCCACAAGTACCGCACAAAGCAGCCGacctcaaaagaggaaatgctgaaTGCGGTCCTCAGAGATGACCAGGACCACTTCCCTGCGGTCTTGAGCCAAGCCTCTGAGTGTCTGCAGCTGGtctttggggtggatgtgaaggaggtggaccccagggagcacttgtatgtcctggtccccaccctgggcctcacctacGATGGCATGCAGGACGATGGGCAGAGCATTCCCAAGACTGGCCTCCTGCTGATACTTCTGGGTGTGATTGTCCTGGAGGGCGACTTTGCTCCTGAGGAGGCAGTCTGGGGAGCACTTAGCAAGAtggggctgtgtgctgggagggagcacttcatctatggggagcccagggagctcatcACCAACGTGTGGGTGCGGGAGGGGTACGTGGAGTACCGGCAGGTGGCCAACAGCGATCCCGCTCGCCACGAGTTCCTGTGGGGTCCCCGGGCCTACACGGAGACCAGCAAGCTGCAAGTCCTGGAACATTTCCTCAGGATCAATAGAAGGGGTCCCAGTTCTTTCCCGTCCCTGTCTGAAGAGCGAGTGAGTGATGAGGAAGAGGGGGCCTGA